Proteins encoded within one genomic window of Candidatus Baltobacteraceae bacterium:
- a CDS encoding DUF2249 domain-containing protein yields the protein MPMNRPAALTLDARSLSPASKTDQIVESFDKLQIGTALEINEETDPRALRNEMTQLRAGRFSWDARNLGSNRWTIRLERIDENADGETFLANVPQFTSARANTIKELAGQMSERNYKSGDTIFDEGEVWPYLGIVKTGKVIYTLLSPDGKTHTIGERLTHDTLNESGTFDGGGATTRAEALTDATVVTLPSEAVIHAARNDAELALGFLIASSQARRRSIDTIADLAFAHVLQRVAKFLLGYARASVGMTRGLPGVENLSQAQIAAAAGTVRDMAARALLRLKNAGAVELDRGRVKAIDRARLEAFAHNVQAPPV from the coding sequence ATGCCCATGAACCGCCCCGCTGCCCTCACCCTGGACGCCCGCTCGCTCTCTCCGGCGAGCAAGACCGATCAGATCGTTGAGTCCTTCGACAAGCTCCAGATCGGGACGGCCCTCGAAATCAACGAGGAGACCGACCCTCGCGCGCTGCGCAACGAGATGACGCAGCTGCGCGCCGGACGCTTCTCTTGGGACGCGCGCAACCTCGGCAGTAATCGCTGGACGATTCGTCTCGAGCGGATCGACGAAAACGCCGACGGCGAGACCTTTCTGGCAAACGTACCGCAGTTCACGTCGGCACGGGCGAACACGATCAAAGAGCTTGCCGGGCAGATGAGCGAGCGCAACTACAAGTCGGGCGACACCATCTTCGACGAAGGCGAAGTGTGGCCGTATCTCGGCATCGTCAAGACGGGCAAGGTCATCTACACGCTGCTCTCGCCCGACGGCAAGACGCACACCATCGGCGAGCGGCTGACGCACGACACGCTCAACGAGAGCGGCACCTTCGACGGCGGCGGCGCGACCACGCGTGCCGAAGCGCTGACCGACGCGACGGTCGTCACGCTGCCCAGCGAGGCGGTCATTCACGCCGCGCGCAACGACGCCGAGCTCGCGCTGGGATTCCTGATCGCGTCGTCGCAGGCGCGTCGCCGTTCGATCGACACGATCGCGGATCTTGCATTCGCGCACGTGCTGCAGCGCGTCGCGAAGTTCTTGCTCGGCTACGCGCGCGCGTCGGTCGGCATGACGCGCGGACTCCCGGGTGTCGAGAACCTGTCGCAAGCGCAAATCGCAGCCGCCGCGGGCACCGTCCGCGATATGGCGGCGCGCGCGCTGCTGCGATTGAAGAACGCTGGCGCGGTCGAACTCGATCGCGGACGCGTCAAAGCGATCGACCGCGCACGCCTAGAGGCCTTCGCGCATAACGTTCAGGCCCCACCGGTTTAG